One stretch of Tenrec ecaudatus isolate mTenEca1 chromosome 18, mTenEca1.hap1, whole genome shotgun sequence DNA includes these proteins:
- the KCNC3 gene encoding voltage-gated potassium channel KCNC3 isoform X2 yields MLSSVCVSSFRGRQGASKQQPAPPPQPPESPPPLPPPPPPLPPPQQQPAQPGPAASPAGSPAPRGPGGRRAEPCPGLPAAAMGRHGGGGGDSGKIVINVGGVRHETYRSTLRTLPGTRLAGLTEPEAAARFDYDPGSDEFFFDRHPGVFAYVLNYYRTGKLHCPADVCGPLFEEELGFWGIDETDVEACCWMTYRQHRDAEEALDSFEAPDSAGAANAGNAAGAHDGGLDDEAGAGGGGLDGAGGELKRLCFQDAGGAGGPPGGAGGAGGTWWRRWQPRVWALFEDPYSSRAARYVAFASLFFILISITTFCLETHEGFIHISNKTVTQASPIPGAPPENVTNVEVETEPFLTYVEGVCVIWFTFEFLMRITFCPDKAEFLKSSLNIIDCVAILPFYLEVGLSGLSSKAAKDVLGFLRVVRFVRILRIFKLTRHFVGLRVLGHTLRASTNEFLLLIIFLALGVLIFATMIYYAERIGADPDDILGSNHTYFKNIPIGFWWAVVTMTTLGYGDMYPKTWSGMLVGALCALAGVLTIAMPVPVIVNNFGMYYSLAMAKQKLPKKKNKHIPRPPQPGSPNYCKPDPPPPPPPHPHHHGSGGISPPPPITPPSMGVTVAGAYPPGPHAHPGLLRGGAGGLGIMGLPPLPAPGEPCPLAQEEVIEINRADPRPNGDPAAAALAHEDCPAIDQPAVSPEDKSPITPGSRGRYGRDRACFLLTDYAPSPDGSIRKDWRKPGPPSFLPDLNANAAAWISP; encoded by the exons ATGCTGAGCTCAGTCTGCGTCTCGTCCTTCCGCGGGCGCCAGGGGGCCAGCAAGCAGCAGCCGGCGCCGCCGCCGCAGCCACCCGAGTCCCCGCCGCCACTGCCCCCGccaccgccgccgctgccgccgccgcagcAGCAGCCTGCCCAGCCCGGCCCCGCCGCGTCCCCGGCGGGCTCCCCGGCACCCCGCGGGCCCGGGGGCCGGCGCGCCGAGCCATGCCCCGGGCTGCCGGCGGCGGCCATGGGGCGGcacggcggcggcggtggcgacAGCGGCAAGATCGTGATCAACGTGGGCGGCGTGCGCCATGAGACGTACCGCTCGACGCTGCGCACCCTGCCGGGGACGCGGCTGGCCGGCCTGACGGAGCCCGAGGCGGCGGCGCGCTTCGACTACGACCCGGGCTCCGACGAGTTCTTCTTCGACCGCCACCCGGGCGTCTTCGCCTACGTGCTCAACTACTACCGCACGGGCAAGCTGCACTGCCCGGCCGACGTGTGCGGGCCGCTCTTCGAGGAGGAGCTCGGCTTCTGGGGCATCGACGAGACCGACGTGGAGGCCTGCTGCTGGATGACCTACCGCCAGCACCGCGACGCCGAGGAGGCGCTCGACTCCTTCGAGGCCCCGGACTCGGCGGGCGCGGCCAATGCCGGCAACGCCGCGGGCGCGCACGATGGCGGCCTGGACGACGAGGCaggcgcgggcggcggcggcctGGACGGCGCGGGCGGCGAGCTCAAGCGCCTGTGCTTCCAGGACGCGGGCGGCGCCGGGGGACCGCCAGGGGGCGCGGGCGGCGCGGGCGGCACGTGGTGGCGGCGCTGGCAGCCCCGCGTGTGGGCGCTCTTCGAGGACCCCTACTCGTCGCGGGCCGCCAGG TATGTGGCTTTTGCCTCCCTCTTCTTCATCCTCATCTCCATCACCACCTTCTGCCTGGAGACCCACGAGGGCTTCATCCACATCAGCAACAAGACGGTGACGCAGGCCTCGCCAATCCCCGGCGCGCCCCCGGAGAACGTGACCAACGTGGAGGTGGAGACGGAGCCCTTCCTGACCTACGTGGAGGGCGTGTGCGTCATCTGGTTCACCTTTGAGTTCCTCATGCGCATCACCTTCTGCCCGGACAAGGCGGAGTTCCTTAAGAGCAGCCTGAACATCATCGACTGCGTGGCCATCCTGCCCTTCTACCTGGAGGTGGGCCTCTCGGGCCTGAGCTCCAAGGCGGCCAAGGACGTGCTGGGCTTCCTGCGCGTGGTGCGCTTCGTGCGCATACTGCGCATCTTCAAGCTGACGCGCCACTTCGTGGGGCTGCGCGTACTGGGCCACACGCTGCGCGCCAGCACCAACGAGTTTCTGCTGCTCATCATCTTCCTGGCGCTGGGCGTGCTCATCTTCGCCACCATGATCTACTACGCCGAGCGCATCGGCGCCGACCCCGACGACATCCTGGGCTCCAATCACACCTACTTCAAAAACATCCCCATCGGCTTCTGGTGGGCCGTGGTCACCATGACGACCCTGGGCTACGGCGACATGTACCCCAAGACCTGGTCGGGGATGCTGGTCGGGGCGCTGTGCGCCCTGGCGGGGGTGCTGACCATTGCCATGCCGGTGCCCGTCATCGTCAACAACTTCGGCATGTACTACTCGCTGGCCATGGCCAAGCAGAAGCTCCccaagaagaagaacaaacacatccccCGGCCCCCACAGCCCGGCTCGCCCAACTACTGCAAGCCAGacccgcccccgccgcccccgccccatccccaccaccacgGCAGTGGGGGCATCAGCCCCCCGCCGCCCATCACCCCGCCCTCCATGGGGGTGACTGTGGCTGGGGCCTACCCGCCAGGGCCCCATGCGCACCCGGGGCTGCTCAGGGGTggagctggggggctggggatcatGGGGCTGCCTCCATTGCCGGCCCCCGGGGAGCCCTGCCCATTGGCTCAGGAAGAGGTGATTGAAATCAACAGGGCAG ATCCTCGCCCCAATGGGGACCCCGCAGCAGCTGCCCTGGCCCATGAGGACTGCCCAGCCATCGACCAGCCCGCCGTGTCCCCGGAAGACAAGAGCCCCATCACTCCCGGGAGTCGGGGCCGCTACGGCCGAGACCGGGCCTGCTTCCTCCTCACCGACTATGCCCCTTCCCCTGATGGATCCATCCGAAAAG ACTGGCGTAAGCCAGGGCCCCCCAGCTTCTTGCCCGACCTCAACGCCAACGCCGCAGCCTGGATATCCCCCTAG
- the KCNC3 gene encoding voltage-gated potassium channel KCNC3 isoform X1, translated as MLSSVCVSSFRGRQGASKQQPAPPPQPPESPPPLPPPPPPLPPPQQQPAQPGPAASPAGSPAPRGPGGRRAEPCPGLPAAAMGRHGGGGGDSGKIVINVGGVRHETYRSTLRTLPGTRLAGLTEPEAAARFDYDPGSDEFFFDRHPGVFAYVLNYYRTGKLHCPADVCGPLFEEELGFWGIDETDVEACCWMTYRQHRDAEEALDSFEAPDSAGAANAGNAAGAHDGGLDDEAGAGGGGLDGAGGELKRLCFQDAGGAGGPPGGAGGAGGTWWRRWQPRVWALFEDPYSSRAARYVAFASLFFILISITTFCLETHEGFIHISNKTVTQASPIPGAPPENVTNVEVETEPFLTYVEGVCVIWFTFEFLMRITFCPDKAEFLKSSLNIIDCVAILPFYLEVGLSGLSSKAAKDVLGFLRVVRFVRILRIFKLTRHFVGLRVLGHTLRASTNEFLLLIIFLALGVLIFATMIYYAERIGADPDDILGSNHTYFKNIPIGFWWAVVTMTTLGYGDMYPKTWSGMLVGALCALAGVLTIAMPVPVIVNNFGMYYSLAMAKQKLPKKKNKHIPRPPQPGSPNYCKPDPPPPPPPHPHHHGSGGISPPPPITPPSMGVTVAGAYPPGPHAHPGLLRGGAGGLGIMGLPPLPAPGEPCPLAQEEVIEINRADPRPNGDPAAAALAHEDCPAIDQPAVSPEDKSPITPGSRGRYGRDRACFLLTDYAPSPDGSIRKATGAPPLPPPDWRKPGPPSFLPDLNANAAAWISP; from the exons ATGCTGAGCTCAGTCTGCGTCTCGTCCTTCCGCGGGCGCCAGGGGGCCAGCAAGCAGCAGCCGGCGCCGCCGCCGCAGCCACCCGAGTCCCCGCCGCCACTGCCCCCGccaccgccgccgctgccgccgccgcagcAGCAGCCTGCCCAGCCCGGCCCCGCCGCGTCCCCGGCGGGCTCCCCGGCACCCCGCGGGCCCGGGGGCCGGCGCGCCGAGCCATGCCCCGGGCTGCCGGCGGCGGCCATGGGGCGGcacggcggcggcggtggcgacAGCGGCAAGATCGTGATCAACGTGGGCGGCGTGCGCCATGAGACGTACCGCTCGACGCTGCGCACCCTGCCGGGGACGCGGCTGGCCGGCCTGACGGAGCCCGAGGCGGCGGCGCGCTTCGACTACGACCCGGGCTCCGACGAGTTCTTCTTCGACCGCCACCCGGGCGTCTTCGCCTACGTGCTCAACTACTACCGCACGGGCAAGCTGCACTGCCCGGCCGACGTGTGCGGGCCGCTCTTCGAGGAGGAGCTCGGCTTCTGGGGCATCGACGAGACCGACGTGGAGGCCTGCTGCTGGATGACCTACCGCCAGCACCGCGACGCCGAGGAGGCGCTCGACTCCTTCGAGGCCCCGGACTCGGCGGGCGCGGCCAATGCCGGCAACGCCGCGGGCGCGCACGATGGCGGCCTGGACGACGAGGCaggcgcgggcggcggcggcctGGACGGCGCGGGCGGCGAGCTCAAGCGCCTGTGCTTCCAGGACGCGGGCGGCGCCGGGGGACCGCCAGGGGGCGCGGGCGGCGCGGGCGGCACGTGGTGGCGGCGCTGGCAGCCCCGCGTGTGGGCGCTCTTCGAGGACCCCTACTCGTCGCGGGCCGCCAGG TATGTGGCTTTTGCCTCCCTCTTCTTCATCCTCATCTCCATCACCACCTTCTGCCTGGAGACCCACGAGGGCTTCATCCACATCAGCAACAAGACGGTGACGCAGGCCTCGCCAATCCCCGGCGCGCCCCCGGAGAACGTGACCAACGTGGAGGTGGAGACGGAGCCCTTCCTGACCTACGTGGAGGGCGTGTGCGTCATCTGGTTCACCTTTGAGTTCCTCATGCGCATCACCTTCTGCCCGGACAAGGCGGAGTTCCTTAAGAGCAGCCTGAACATCATCGACTGCGTGGCCATCCTGCCCTTCTACCTGGAGGTGGGCCTCTCGGGCCTGAGCTCCAAGGCGGCCAAGGACGTGCTGGGCTTCCTGCGCGTGGTGCGCTTCGTGCGCATACTGCGCATCTTCAAGCTGACGCGCCACTTCGTGGGGCTGCGCGTACTGGGCCACACGCTGCGCGCCAGCACCAACGAGTTTCTGCTGCTCATCATCTTCCTGGCGCTGGGCGTGCTCATCTTCGCCACCATGATCTACTACGCCGAGCGCATCGGCGCCGACCCCGACGACATCCTGGGCTCCAATCACACCTACTTCAAAAACATCCCCATCGGCTTCTGGTGGGCCGTGGTCACCATGACGACCCTGGGCTACGGCGACATGTACCCCAAGACCTGGTCGGGGATGCTGGTCGGGGCGCTGTGCGCCCTGGCGGGGGTGCTGACCATTGCCATGCCGGTGCCCGTCATCGTCAACAACTTCGGCATGTACTACTCGCTGGCCATGGCCAAGCAGAAGCTCCccaagaagaagaacaaacacatccccCGGCCCCCACAGCCCGGCTCGCCCAACTACTGCAAGCCAGacccgcccccgccgcccccgccccatccccaccaccacgGCAGTGGGGGCATCAGCCCCCCGCCGCCCATCACCCCGCCCTCCATGGGGGTGACTGTGGCTGGGGCCTACCCGCCAGGGCCCCATGCGCACCCGGGGCTGCTCAGGGGTggagctggggggctggggatcatGGGGCTGCCTCCATTGCCGGCCCCCGGGGAGCCCTGCCCATTGGCTCAGGAAGAGGTGATTGAAATCAACAGGGCAG ATCCTCGCCCCAATGGGGACCCCGCAGCAGCTGCCCTGGCCCATGAGGACTGCCCAGCCATCGACCAGCCCGCCGTGTCCCCGGAAGACAAGAGCCCCATCACTCCCGGGAGTCGGGGCCGCTACGGCCGAGACCGGGCCTGCTTCCTCCTCACCGACTATGCCCCTTCCCCTGATGGATCCATCCGAAAAG ccaccggtgctcccccactgccccccccaGACTGGCGTAAGCCAGGGCCCCCCAGCTTCTTGCCCGACCTCAACGCCAACGCCGCAGCCTGGATATCCCCCTAG